A single window of Candidatus Lokiarchaeota archaeon DNA harbors:
- the larA gene encoding nickel-dependent lactate racemase — MKVSLNYGKRKLDLDIPEENFAGLIEPTETEATEEITGELQSALDNPHGPQLDELAENNSVCVLVEDHTRDEPHKELLTVVAPFLSDAKSVAFIVATGSHEVEHPENLKIVDLVDTAAKEAGIQDYTVSIHDCQEDPMIAVGETSRRTPVVINAKAANHDLYVALADMKAHYFAGYSNALKDFLPGICAFESVEANHAMAVNPKSTFGRHPYHPNPERRDNPLADDMREAYEMITDGAEAFTLSIISSSDGLVWAEAGELEPVIRNGIEVLDETTSFTVKPTDRIIVSPGGYPQDKSLYHAQRGLELTKNAVKDGGEVLFLAECRDGVAPEKAMDNFYNKLTAPLNKVVKSISSNYHLYEHKAYKFAKLLQQVKVHMYTELSKQQVQAAHLEKVSEPQDIIDEWLEDDPDCKIMALNKGNKLAVYKE, encoded by the coding sequence ATGAAAGTATCACTCAATTATGGAAAGCGTAAACTTGACCTGGATATCCCAGAAGAGAACTTCGCTGGCCTTATCGAACCAACTGAAACTGAAGCAACGGAGGAAATAACTGGCGAGCTGCAAAGTGCGTTGGACAACCCACATGGCCCACAGCTTGATGAGCTCGCTGAGAACAATAGCGTGTGTGTCTTGGTTGAAGATCATACTAGAGATGAACCACACAAAGAATTGCTCACAGTAGTGGCTCCCTTTTTGAGCGATGCAAAGAGTGTGGCCTTCATAGTGGCAACAGGCTCCCATGAAGTCGAGCATCCTGAAAATCTCAAGATCGTGGATCTTGTGGATACAGCAGCAAAAGAAGCTGGAATTCAGGATTACACAGTCAGCATTCACGACTGTCAAGAGGATCCAATGATAGCAGTAGGAGAAACAAGTAGAAGAACCCCCGTGGTCATCAATGCTAAGGCTGCCAACCACGACTTGTACGTGGCACTAGCTGATATGAAAGCACATTATTTCGCGGGTTATTCGAATGCACTAAAAGACTTCCTTCCAGGTATCTGCGCCTTTGAAAGCGTCGAAGCAAACCATGCGATGGCTGTAAATCCAAAGTCTACGTTTGGTAGGCATCCGTATCATCCAAACCCAGAACGCCGTGATAACCCACTCGCGGATGACATGAGAGAGGCATACGAAATGATTACCGATGGTGCCGAAGCTTTCACCCTCTCAATCATATCGAGCAGCGATGGATTAGTCTGGGCAGAAGCTGGTGAGCTAGAACCGGTAATAAGGAATGGAATAGAGGTTCTAGACGAAACCACAAGCTTCACAGTGAAGCCAACTGACAGAATCATAGTGTCACCTGGCGGGTATCCACAGGACAAAAGCCTCTATCATGCACAACGTGGACTTGAACTGACGAAAAACGCTGTGAAAGATGGTGGAGAAGTGCTGTTCCTGGCTGAATGCCGAGATGGAGTAGCACCAGAGAAAGCAATGGATAATTTCTACAACAAATTGACTGCACCTTTGAATAAGGTTGTCAAGTCCATAAGCAGCAATTACCACTTGTATGAGCATAAGGCGTACAAATTCGCGAAACTCCTTCAGCAGGTAAAAGTACACATGTACACCGAATTGAGCAAGCAACAGGTACAAGCCGCTCATCTGGAGAAGGTAAGCGAACCACAGGACATCATTGATGAATGGCTCGAGGACGACCCTGACTGCAAAATCATGGCACTGAACAAAGGAAACAAGTTGGCGGTCTATAAGGAATAG
- the xylB gene encoding xylulokinase: MSEIIAAVDAGTSAVRSVLFDTDGTEIHREYQEFESIYPKPSWVEQNAEDWWNAASSTLQACISKSGSSVERIAAVAVTNQRETIVPVDESGNPLRNAIVWQDRRTVPQCEHLREMLSEREIYSITGLSIDPYFSAPKILYLKEHEPETYSETHKFLLVHDFIVHRFCNCMVTDYSNASRTMLFDIENARWSDEILDTLDILPERLPQPVESGTVVGEVTQEASRETGLAVGTPVISGGGDQQCAALGVGVVREGRTKATTGTGTFMLAHTDIPKFDPEMRVLCSRHVVPDAFVVEASMFTTGAALRWFRDNLGYEECMKAEAVEVDVYDVITEEAAVVPAGSEGIIHIPHFTGAGAPHWNPDARAMFAGLALGHNKEHLIRAILEGVSYELRSNQEVMRGLDIPISELRVTGGAARSDVWMQIQSDVLGIPVIRTAMEEATSLGAAILACRGVGIFDSVAKAAEEMVQPLEPLLPRKENQDVYEQGFRRFKRLYNVASDIKYDAHYSL, translated from the coding sequence ATGAGCGAAATCATTGCGGCTGTTGATGCCGGAACTTCTGCGGTGCGGTCAGTTCTTTTTGACACTGACGGCACAGAAATCCATCGGGAGTACCAAGAATTCGAAAGTATCTATCCAAAACCATCATGGGTAGAACAGAACGCGGAAGATTGGTGGAATGCGGCATCATCAACGCTGCAGGCATGCATAAGCAAGTCCGGTTCTAGTGTTGAGAGAATAGCAGCAGTCGCAGTTACAAATCAGCGAGAGACGATAGTGCCAGTAGATGAATCCGGAAATCCTTTGCGTAATGCAATTGTCTGGCAGGATCGCAGGACGGTTCCCCAATGCGAACATCTTCGCGAGATGCTATCGGAACGCGAAATCTATTCGATAACCGGGTTGTCCATAGACCCGTATTTCTCAGCCCCGAAAATTCTCTACCTCAAGGAGCATGAGCCCGAGACGTATTCGGAGACCCACAAGTTTCTCTTGGTTCATGATTTCATTGTTCATCGTTTTTGCAACTGTATGGTAACCGACTACTCCAATGCCAGCAGAACCATGCTTTTTGATATTGAGAATGCTAGGTGGTCTGACGAGATTCTCGATACACTTGATATCCTTCCCGAACGCCTTCCTCAGCCAGTAGAGTCTGGTACTGTCGTTGGCGAGGTTACACAAGAAGCGTCTCGAGAAACAGGGCTAGCTGTTGGCACCCCCGTGATTTCCGGCGGGGGAGATCAACAATGTGCCGCATTAGGCGTAGGTGTCGTGAGAGAGGGTCGCACCAAAGCGACAACGGGGACTGGTACGTTTATGCTGGCACACACCGATATCCCGAAATTCGATCCCGAGATGCGGGTGCTTTGTAGCCGTCACGTGGTGCCTGATGCCTTTGTTGTTGAGGCCAGTATGTTCACGACTGGTGCCGCTCTGCGTTGGTTCAGAGATAATCTTGGGTATGAGGAATGCATGAAGGCAGAAGCAGTAGAGGTTGATGTCTATGATGTCATCACTGAAGAAGCTGCAGTAGTGCCTGCAGGCTCAGAAGGTATTATCCATATTCCTCATTTCACTGGTGCAGGGGCGCCTCATTGGAATCCTGATGCGCGAGCAATGTTTGCAGGCCTTGCATTGGGGCATAACAAGGAACACCTGATTCGGGCGATTCTAGAGGGCGTCTCGTATGAACTGCGGAGTAATCAGGAGGTTATGCGAGGGCTTGATATTCCGATATCTGAACTACGAGTTACTGGTGGAGCAGCACGGAGTGACGTCTGGATGCAAATTCAGAGTGATGTCTTGGGTATACCAGTAATCCGAACTGCAATGGAAGAGGCTACTTCTCTTGGAGCCGCAATACTTGCTTGCAGAGGGGTGGGTATTTTTGATTCCGTGGCAAAGGCAGCTGAAGAAATGGTGCAACCTTTGGAGCCCCTTTTGCCCAGAAAGGAGAATCAGGATGTATACGAGCAAGGATTCCGTCGTTTCAAGCGTCTTTACAACGTGGCTTCCGACATCAAGTATGATGCCCACTATTCCTTATAG
- a CDS encoding GIY-YIG nuclease family protein produces the protein MYYVYIIETADGTYYTGQTNDLIRRLGEHAAGNSHSAKYLRMHPPKYLVHYERFESRSEAMRREIEIKQNRSLKERLIGERRDIEGILESYRESSS, from the coding sequence ATGTACTACGTGTACATCATCGAAACTGCAGATGGCACATATTACACAGGACAAACAAACGATTTGATTCGCCGGCTCGGTGAGCATGCAGCAGGCAACTCCCATTCTGCCAAGTATTTGCGCATGCATCCTCCCAAGTACCTAGTCCACTATGAGCGGTTTGAATCCCGCAGCGAAGCTATGCGTCGGGAAATAGAAATCAAACAGAATCGGAGCCTTAAGGAACGCCTCATCGGGGAGAGGAGAGACATAGAGGGCATATTGGAATCATATCGGGAATCTAGCTCATAA